In one Rhodococcus sp. B50 genomic region, the following are encoded:
- a CDS encoding putative leader peptide yields the protein MQNRHELMLTRRRAVDLCRLGGCCCPC from the coding sequence GTGCAGAACCGCCACGAGCTGATGCTCACCCGACGCCGCGCAGTCGATCTGTGCCGCCTCGGTGGCTGTTGTTGTCCCTGCTGA
- a CDS encoding FABP family protein yields the protein MTNDGSDGARRSGDEAIARAAERARVTAELNIPVLSGLPGAEDTANLRLGPDLSPALLAVLPLVGVWRGEGEANDPETGDYPFGQQITVAHNGGPYLVWEARSWRLDESGAYTGEDRRESGFWRVSGTDASGSDDPETLELLLTHSSGVVELYYGTALTQSSWELATDVVIRTKSGEVVGGAKRLYGIVDGGDLAYVEERVTADGELKPRMSARLSRHIG from the coding sequence GTGACGAACGACGGATCGGACGGCGCACGGCGTAGCGGCGACGAGGCGATCGCTCGGGCAGCCGAACGCGCTCGCGTCACCGCCGAGCTGAACATTCCCGTCCTGTCCGGGTTGCCGGGCGCCGAGGACACCGCGAACCTGCGGCTCGGTCCCGACCTGAGCCCCGCCCTCCTCGCCGTCCTCCCGCTGGTCGGTGTGTGGCGCGGCGAGGGTGAGGCCAACGATCCCGAGACCGGCGACTACCCGTTCGGTCAGCAGATCACCGTCGCGCACAACGGCGGCCCGTATCTCGTGTGGGAGGCCCGCTCGTGGCGTCTCGACGAGTCGGGTGCCTACACGGGCGAGGATCGGCGTGAGAGCGGCTTCTGGCGTGTGTCCGGAACGGACGCATCCGGCAGCGACGATCCCGAGACGCTCGAACTACTGCTGACGCACAGCTCCGGCGTCGTCGAGCTGTACTACGGCACCGCCCTCACGCAGTCCTCGTGGGAGCTGGCAACCGACGTGGTGATCCGCACCAAGTCCGGCGAGGTCGTCGGCGGCGCGAAGCGGCTCTACGGCATCGTCGACGGTGGCGACCTCGCCTACGTCGAGGAGCGCGTCACCGCCGACGGCGAGCTGAAGCCCCGGATGTCCGCCCGGTTGTCACGCCATATCGGCTGA
- a CDS encoding DUF4395 domain-containing protein, with amino-acid sequence MSVSTSRTPGRQVDVRGPRFAAWITTGVLVVVLIVAAFSPVAAAALLALQTIVFALGAALGPRRSPYGALFARLVAPRLGAPIETEPVEPLRFAQLVGFVFALVGTVAFFAGATAVGSVAAGFALFAALLNAAFGVCLGCRIYPLIARMRRVPA; translated from the coding sequence ATGTCCGTATCCACTTCCCGCACGCCCGGCCGGCAGGTCGACGTGCGTGGCCCCCGATTCGCGGCGTGGATCACGACCGGCGTCCTCGTCGTCGTCCTGATCGTCGCCGCCTTCTCTCCCGTCGCTGCGGCCGCACTCCTGGCCCTGCAGACGATCGTGTTCGCTCTCGGAGCGGCACTCGGCCCGCGACGCAGCCCGTACGGTGCGCTGTTCGCGCGGCTCGTTGCTCCCCGCCTCGGTGCTCCGATCGAGACCGAGCCGGTGGAGCCGCTGCGGTTCGCGCAGCTCGTCGGCTTCGTCTTCGCCCTCGTCGGAACCGTCGCGTTCTTCGCCGGCGCGACCGCCGTGGGCTCGGTGGCCGCCGGCTTCGCGCTGTTCGCGGCGCTGCTCAATGCCGCCTTCGGCGTGTGTCTCGGCTGCCGGATCTACCCGCTGATTGCTCGAATGCGTCGCGTGCCCGCCTGA
- a CDS encoding BCCT family transporter — MAFTDSVDSIFSTASNWIMTNLGWFYILGVTTFLLFLVGIAFTHYGRVRLGGDDERPEHSTLAWFSMLFAAGIGSILMFWGVAEPISHFANPPRQDVEPQSVQAAEEAMGFALYHFGLHTWAIFALPGLGFGYFIYKRHLPPRVSSIFAPLLGGRIYGPIGKTIDVVAILGTVFGVATSVGLGTLQINAGLAQLFDIQESGFTQIALIAIVTVMAGISVALGLDKGIKRLSNLNIGMAVMLLVFVLVTGPSLFLLKGMIESAGIYAEALPRLAFWNDTFADSGWQNTWTVFYWAWTITWSPFVGIFIARISRGRTVREFVGGVLGLPVLFSVVWFSIFGMGSFHIELEGNGGLVERVVDNGDIPGALFEFLGNFPLTGLVSGIAIILVVIFFVTSVDSTAMVLDMMATGHEEKAPIHQRLFWAVLMGLVAATMLVATGKDGLDALQQVITVVGLPFFVMGFVMMYSLVRGIREDLGERPEPVTRQWPEVRSAEDLEAAEELPAPEVVVQTRAIPDESGDDGTDAEDAGMEKVYADEPEALGARGRGGARSADMA, encoded by the coding sequence ATCGCCTTCACCGACAGCGTCGATTCGATCTTCAGCACCGCGTCGAACTGGATCATGACGAACCTCGGATGGTTCTACATCCTCGGCGTCACGACCTTCCTGCTGTTCCTCGTCGGAATCGCTTTCACCCACTACGGCCGGGTCCGGCTCGGCGGTGACGACGAACGACCGGAGCACTCGACCCTGGCGTGGTTCTCCATGCTCTTCGCGGCCGGCATCGGCTCGATCCTCATGTTCTGGGGCGTCGCCGAACCGATCTCGCACTTCGCGAACCCACCCAGGCAGGACGTGGAGCCGCAGTCCGTGCAGGCCGCGGAAGAGGCCATGGGCTTCGCGCTCTACCACTTCGGACTGCACACCTGGGCCATCTTCGCGCTGCCCGGCCTGGGCTTCGGTTACTTCATCTACAAGCGGCACCTGCCGCCGCGCGTCAGCTCGATCTTCGCGCCGCTGCTCGGAGGTCGCATCTACGGCCCGATCGGCAAGACCATCGACGTCGTCGCGATTCTCGGTACGGTCTTCGGTGTCGCGACCTCCGTCGGCCTGGGCACCCTGCAGATCAACGCCGGTCTCGCGCAGCTGTTCGACATCCAGGAATCGGGATTCACGCAGATCGCCCTCATCGCGATCGTGACGGTGATGGCCGGTATCTCGGTGGCCCTGGGCCTCGACAAGGGCATCAAGCGCCTGTCGAACCTCAACATCGGCATGGCTGTGATGCTGCTGGTCTTCGTGCTCGTCACCGGCCCGAGCCTGTTCCTGCTCAAGGGCATGATCGAGTCGGCCGGGATCTACGCCGAGGCCCTGCCGCGACTGGCGTTCTGGAACGACACCTTCGCCGATTCCGGCTGGCAGAACACCTGGACGGTCTTCTATTGGGCGTGGACCATCACGTGGTCGCCGTTCGTCGGCATCTTCATCGCCCGCATCTCGCGCGGACGCACCGTGCGTGAGTTCGTCGGTGGTGTTCTCGGTCTGCCCGTGCTGTTCTCGGTGGTCTGGTTCAGCATCTTCGGAATGGGTTCGTTCCACATCGAACTCGAGGGCAACGGCGGTCTCGTCGAACGGGTTGTGGACAACGGCGACATCCCCGGTGCGCTGTTCGAATTCCTCGGCAACTTCCCGCTCACCGGTCTGGTGTCCGGTATCGCGATCATCCTGGTGGTGATCTTCTTCGTCACCTCGGTGGACTCGACGGCCATGGTGCTCGACATGATGGCGACCGGTCACGAGGAGAAGGCCCCGATCCACCAGCGCCTGTTCTGGGCGGTGCTCATGGGTCTGGTCGCCGCGACCATGCTCGTCGCGACCGGCAAGGACGGTCTGGACGCACTTCAGCAGGTCATCACCGTGGTGGGTCTGCCCTTCTTCGTGATGGGCTTCGTGATGATGTACAGCCTCGTACGCGGTATCCGTGAGGACCTCGGCGAGCGGCCGGAACCGGTCACCCGCCAGTGGCCCGAGGTGCGGTCCGCCGAGGACCTCGAGGCGGCCGAGGAACTACCGGCCCCCGAGGTCGTCGTCCAGACACGGGCCATCCCCGACGAGAGCGGGGACGACGGAACCGATGCCGAGGATGCCGGCATGGAGAAGGTGTACGCGGACGAACCCGAGGCGCTCGGAGCGCGGGGGAGGGGTGGGGCCCGGTCAGCCGATATGGCGTGA
- a CDS encoding thioredoxin family protein, with amino-acid sequence MIAVTVLMVVIVATLVVGTALRTRSGKVRAVGVDAPAGPHELDPALATAGVGDGVPVVLHFSAPWCGPCAAVRRVVVQVLERAPRPAREVELDFDENPVLARTLGVLSLPTTFVFDGDGRERFRASGVPTAEDLRTALASL; translated from the coding sequence ATGATCGCAGTGACCGTCCTCATGGTCGTGATAGTCGCCACACTGGTGGTGGGCACGGCTCTGCGCACCCGTTCCGGCAAGGTCCGCGCCGTCGGCGTCGATGCACCGGCCGGGCCACACGAACTCGATCCCGCGCTCGCCACGGCGGGCGTCGGGGACGGCGTTCCGGTGGTCCTGCACTTCTCCGCACCCTGGTGCGGACCGTGTGCGGCGGTGCGGCGCGTCGTCGTGCAGGTCCTGGAGCGCGCGCCCCGCCCGGCCCGCGAGGTCGAGCTCGATTTCGACGAAAATCCCGTCCTGGCACGGACACTCGGAGTCCTGTCACTGCCCACCACGTTCGTCTTCGACGGCGACGGGCGCGAGCGGTTCCGCGCGTCCGGCGTTCCGACCGCCGAGGACCTGCGCACAGCACTCGCGTCGCTGTGA
- the cydD gene encoding thiol reductant ABC exporter subunit CydD produces the protein MTTTQSSVPADASARRRGPVDPRLWRYSAAARGYLVLTVATSVVDVVMVVVTALMIGRVLAGVITTDARSIGDWTTELAVLAAAIVVRVAVTWLQSRYAHRSATRVVAELEHEVLDSAANLPPRELDPRRDEIAVVLTRGLDGLKEYLTGYLPALLLAVILTPVTIVVIALHDLTSAIIVVITLPLIPIFMILIGLLTKGKADRTLRAMTTLSSQLLDLLAGLPTLRALGREKGPAGRVRELGDEHRATTMSALRVAFLSGTVLEFLATLSVALVAVSIGMRLVYGSMPLEAGIIALILAPEAYLPLRTVGNKFHAAEDGMAAAEKAFAVLDSAPRDPRPRRESAATAGTDRVANCEIVFDGVSVPGRDGNAPHRLDAVCRPGRVTALTGANGAGKSTALLALLGLAEPSEGAVTVDGRRVAGDEDWWSRVAWLPQRPVLLPGTLADNLRLTGVDPEAPELDDVCAATGFDSVLAELPDGWETVVGAGGTGLSLGQRQRLALTRTLASPRPVLLLDEPTAHLDEGTEATVLDTLRGLAAAGRTVVVVAHRPTLLAIADEVVTVHGAPNTEGSR, from the coding sequence GTGACGACGACGCAGTCCTCCGTCCCCGCCGACGCCTCCGCGCGCCGACGGGGACCGGTGGACCCGCGGTTGTGGCGCTATTCGGCCGCGGCTCGCGGATATCTCGTCCTGACCGTGGCCACCTCGGTGGTCGACGTCGTGATGGTCGTCGTCACCGCGCTCATGATCGGACGGGTACTCGCGGGCGTCATCACCACCGACGCCCGGTCGATCGGCGACTGGACGACCGAACTGGCGGTCCTTGCCGCTGCGATCGTCGTGCGCGTCGCGGTGACCTGGCTGCAGTCGCGGTACGCGCACCGGTCCGCGACCCGCGTGGTCGCAGAACTCGAGCACGAAGTCCTCGATTCCGCAGCGAATCTTCCTCCGCGCGAACTCGATCCGCGACGCGACGAGATAGCGGTGGTTCTCACCCGAGGACTCGACGGGCTGAAGGAATATCTCACCGGCTACTTGCCGGCGCTACTCCTGGCCGTGATCCTCACGCCGGTGACGATCGTCGTGATCGCCCTGCACGACCTCACCTCCGCGATCATCGTCGTGATCACCCTGCCCCTGATCCCGATCTTCATGATCCTCATCGGCCTGCTCACCAAGGGGAAGGCCGACCGCACCCTGCGTGCGATGACGACACTGTCGTCGCAACTGCTCGACCTGCTCGCCGGTCTTCCCACTCTCCGCGCCCTCGGGCGGGAGAAGGGGCCGGCCGGTCGCGTGCGCGAACTCGGCGACGAGCACCGCGCGACCACGATGTCGGCGCTGCGCGTGGCGTTCCTGTCCGGCACGGTGCTCGAATTCCTCGCCACGCTGTCCGTCGCGCTCGTCGCCGTGAGCATCGGCATGCGCCTGGTCTACGGATCGATGCCCCTCGAAGCGGGCATCATCGCATTGATCCTCGCGCCCGAGGCCTACCTCCCGCTGCGCACCGTCGGCAACAAGTTCCACGCCGCGGAGGACGGGATGGCCGCCGCCGAGAAGGCCTTCGCCGTGCTCGACTCGGCCCCGCGCGACCCGCGCCCTCGACGCGAGTCCGCGGCGACGGCCGGCACCGACCGGGTGGCGAACTGCGAGATCGTCTTCGATGGCGTGTCCGTCCCCGGCCGCGACGGAAATGCCCCGCACCGACTCGACGCCGTCTGCCGTCCCGGCCGGGTCACCGCGCTCACCGGTGCCAACGGGGCAGGCAAGTCCACGGCCCTGCTGGCGCTGCTCGGTCTCGCCGAGCCGAGCGAAGGGGCCGTCACCGTCGACGGCCGGCGGGTTGCGGGCGACGAGGACTGGTGGTCGCGGGTGGCGTGGCTCCCGCAACGACCGGTGTTGTTGCCGGGCACCCTCGCCGACAATCTTCGGCTCACCGGCGTCGACCCGGAGGCCCCCGAACTCGACGACGTGTGCGCGGCAACAGGGTTCGACAGCGTTCTCGCCGAACTTCCGGACGGCTGGGAGACCGTCGTCGGTGCCGGTGGTACCGGCCTGTCGCTCGGCCAACGGCAACGACTGGCGCTCACCCGCACCCTCGCCTCCCCGCGTCCGGTCCTGCTGCTCGACGAACCGACCGCCCACCTCGACGAGGGCACCGAGGCCACCGTGCTCGACACCCTGCGCGGTCTCGCCGCAGCCGGGCGGACGGTGGTGGTGGTCGCACACCGCCCCACCCTGCTCGCGATCGCCGACGAGGTCGTCACCGTTCACGGCGCGCCGAACACGGAGGGCTCCCGATGA
- the cydC gene encoding thiol reductant ABC exporter subunit CydC, translating into MKDLRRAMALLELEPRRVLLAVLAGVATLGSALLLAGLSAWLIVRAWEMPPVLDLTVAVVAVRALGISRGLFRYFERLATHETALRGTTSARANLYRRLADGDPAAALSLGRGDLLARTGADVDVLGDVVVRALVPIAVASVLSLAAVVAVAVIAPAAGVVLAVALLVAGLLAPWLSARAAARADADANAARTRFTENAVTVLDHAAELRVAGRLDPLTRRARAANVASVRATDRSAVPAAFADAAAPLAVGASVLGALLVGIAVFGSGPAAMSPTTLGILVLLPLSAFEATATLPAAAQTLNRARLAARRITDLLDRADRTVPRGTEPADGPGRLRAEGLCGGWPGGPSTAPVDLELAPGRRVAIVGGSGSGKTTVLMTLAGLLSPRQGTVTLDGVDLADIDPGAVRRQIGFFAEDAHLFDTSILENLRVARGDVDEDEAFAALGAVGLREWVDGLPQGVHTVLGAGARTVSGGQRRRILLARALLSPVRILLLDEPTEHLDDESAELLQRLLLDRDARLVGPERSVVLVTHRLPADTAADLVVRVEKNPLHSSSGEA; encoded by the coding sequence ATGAAGGACCTGCGCCGGGCGATGGCCCTGCTCGAACTCGAACCGCGAAGGGTGCTGCTCGCCGTCCTCGCCGGTGTCGCGACCCTCGGCAGCGCGCTGCTGCTCGCCGGCCTGTCGGCGTGGCTGATCGTGCGCGCGTGGGAGATGCCGCCCGTCCTCGACCTGACCGTCGCGGTCGTCGCGGTACGGGCACTGGGTATCTCCCGCGGGCTGTTCCGCTACTTCGAACGGCTCGCGACGCACGAGACCGCCCTGCGCGGCACGACATCGGCACGCGCGAATCTCTATCGGCGACTCGCGGACGGCGATCCGGCGGCCGCTCTGAGCCTGGGACGCGGCGATCTGCTCGCCCGCACCGGCGCCGACGTGGACGTCCTCGGTGACGTCGTTGTGCGCGCACTCGTGCCCATCGCCGTCGCGTCCGTGCTCTCCCTCGCGGCGGTCGTCGCCGTCGCCGTCATCGCTCCCGCCGCCGGTGTGGTGCTCGCGGTGGCGCTGCTCGTGGCCGGGCTGCTCGCGCCGTGGCTGTCGGCGCGTGCGGCCGCACGCGCGGACGCGGATGCGAACGCGGCCCGTACCCGGTTCACCGAGAACGCGGTCACGGTGCTGGACCACGCGGCGGAACTGCGGGTCGCGGGACGGCTGGATCCGCTCACCCGCCGCGCCCGCGCCGCCAACGTCGCCTCCGTTCGCGCCACCGACCGGTCGGCGGTGCCGGCCGCGTTCGCCGACGCCGCCGCACCCCTCGCAGTCGGCGCGAGCGTGCTCGGTGCCCTCCTCGTCGGCATCGCGGTCTTCGGCTCCGGTCCCGCAGCCATGAGCCCGACGACCCTCGGCATCCTCGTCCTGCTGCCCCTGTCGGCCTTCGAGGCCACCGCCACGCTGCCGGCCGCCGCACAGACACTCAACCGCGCGCGCCTGGCGGCCCGCCGCATCACGGATCTGCTCGACCGCGCCGATCGGACGGTTCCGCGCGGAACCGAGCCCGCCGACGGTCCCGGCCGGTTGCGCGCGGAAGGTCTGTGCGGAGGATGGCCCGGCGGACCGTCCACCGCGCCGGTCGATCTCGAACTGGCGCCAGGCCGCCGCGTCGCGATCGTGGGCGGCAGTGGCAGCGGCAAGACCACCGTGCTCATGACGCTCGCGGGACTGCTCTCCCCGCGTCAGGGCACGGTGACGCTCGACGGCGTCGATCTCGCGGACATCGATCCCGGTGCGGTGCGCCGACAGATCGGGTTCTTCGCGGAGGACGCCCACCTGTTCGACACGTCGATCCTCGAGAACCTACGCGTGGCGCGGGGCGACGTGGACGAGGACGAGGCGTTCGCCGCCCTCGGAGCGGTGGGGCTGAGGGAGTGGGTGGACGGACTGCCACAGGGTGTCCACACAGTGCTCGGAGCCGGGGCCCGCACGGTCTCCGGTGGGCAACGCCGCCGCATCCTGTTGGCCCGGGCACTGCTGTCGCCGGTGCGGATCCTGTTGCTCGACGAACCCACGGAGCATCTCGACGACGAGAGTGCCGAGCTGCTGCAGCGGCTCCTCCTGGACCGGGATGCGCGTCTCGTCGGCCCCGAGCGCAGCGTCGTGCTGGTCACCCACCGCCTGCCCGCGGACACCGCCGCCGACCTGGTCGTCCGCGTCGAGAAAAATCCGTTGCACAGCTCCTCGGGCGAGGCGTAA
- a CDS encoding LmeA family phospholipid-binding protein, protein MRKLIFGLVVLLGLAVLADFGAAAWSEYRVSRALREGGVLESDPAVTIHGFPFLLQARNGHYENVEIVADNVHTDLLGDITVEANLIGAHAEAGELLDGSIRSVPVDLLYGRVMLDATELGQLYGIPDLQVSAPPANKSDGTGGSGGSGPTTAGGVVLTGTVPVGPVEATVSVQADLVLDGDRVHIVASDLYFGPEGRADFSVPDILKPAVLGLFTTTIEPQNLPFGVRPTFVEARGSRIVIEGEARDAVIDLQEVQTPA, encoded by the coding sequence GTGCGCAAACTGATCTTCGGTCTCGTAGTCCTGCTCGGACTCGCGGTCCTCGCCGATTTCGGCGCGGCGGCGTGGTCGGAATACCGCGTCTCGCGTGCGCTGCGGGAGGGCGGCGTTCTCGAGTCCGATCCGGCAGTGACCATCCACGGCTTCCCGTTCCTCCTCCAGGCCCGCAACGGTCACTACGAGAACGTCGAGATCGTGGCCGACAACGTCCACACCGATCTGCTCGGGGACATCACCGTCGAGGCCAACCTGATCGGCGCACACGCCGAGGCCGGCGAACTGCTCGACGGGTCGATCCGGTCCGTGCCCGTCGACCTGCTGTACGGCCGGGTCATGCTCGACGCCACCGAGCTCGGACAGCTCTACGGCATCCCCGATCTGCAGGTTTCCGCTCCTCCGGCGAACAAGTCCGACGGCACGGGCGGGTCCGGTGGCTCCGGGCCGACGACGGCCGGCGGGGTCGTCCTCACCGGAACGGTGCCCGTCGGACCGGTGGAGGCCACGGTCAGCGTCCAGGCCGATCTGGTACTCGACGGCGACCGCGTCCACATCGTCGCGTCGGATCTCTACTTCGGCCCCGAGGGACGCGCCGACTTCTCGGTGCCGGACATCCTGAAGCCGGCGGTGCTGGGACTGTTCACGACGACGATCGAGCCGCAGAATCTGCCGTTCGGAGTCCGGCCCACCTTCGTCGAGGCACGTGGCTCCCGGATCGTCATCGAGGGTGAGGCCCGCGACGCTGTCATCGACCTGCAGGAGGTGCAGACCCCGGCATGA
- a CDS encoding sulfurtransferase: MARSDVLVSADWAEQNLNAPKTVFVEVDEDTAAYDGGHIEGAVKLDWRKDLQDGVRRDFLNREQFSELLSRKGIANDDTVVLYGGNNNWFAAYAYWYFKLYGHQDVKLVDGGRKKWELDGRPLSKDEVTRPATEYKAAEPDYSIRAFRDEVIDSIGTKNIVDVRSPDEFSGKILAPAHLPQEQAQQRGHVPGAINIPWSTTANEDGTFKSDEDLEKLYAEKGFDDSKETIAYCRIGERSSHTWFVLQEILGKQNVKNYDGSWVEYGSLVGAPIELEVN; encoded by the coding sequence ATGGCTCGCTCCGACGTCCTGGTCTCCGCCGACTGGGCAGAGCAGAACCTCAACGCGCCGAAGACCGTTTTCGTCGAGGTCGACGAGGACACCGCCGCTTACGACGGTGGCCACATCGAAGGCGCCGTCAAGCTCGACTGGCGCAAGGACCTGCAGGACGGCGTCCGCCGCGACTTCCTGAACCGCGAGCAGTTCTCCGAGCTCCTCTCGCGCAAGGGCATCGCGAACGACGACACGGTCGTGCTGTACGGCGGCAACAACAACTGGTTCGCGGCGTACGCCTACTGGTACTTCAAGCTGTACGGCCACCAGGACGTCAAGCTCGTCGACGGCGGCCGCAAGAAGTGGGAGCTCGACGGCCGGCCGCTGTCGAAGGACGAGGTCACCCGCCCGGCCACCGAGTACAAGGCCGCCGAGCCCGACTACTCCATCCGCGCCTTCCGCGACGAGGTCATCGACTCGATCGGCACGAAGAACATCGTCGACGTGCGTTCGCCCGACGAGTTCTCCGGCAAGATCCTCGCTCCGGCCCACCTGCCGCAGGAGCAGGCGCAGCAGCGCGGCCACGTCCCCGGTGCCATCAACATCCCGTGGAGCACCACCGCCAACGAGGACGGCACCTTCAAGTCCGACGAGGACCTCGAGAAGCTGTACGCCGAGAAGGGATTCGACGACAGCAAGGAGACCATCGCCTACTGCCGTATCGGTGAGCGCTCGAGCCACACCTGGTTCGTGCTGCAGGAGATCCTCGGCAAGCAGAATGTGAAGAACTACGACGGCAGCTGGGTCGAGTACGGCTCGCTCGTCGGCGCCCCGATCGAATTGGAGGTCAACTGA
- a CDS encoding DUF1416 domain-containing protein, whose amino-acid sequence MCGAPIQTQTLPAGVDTEKETVITGRVLNADGEPVGGAFVRLLDGTDEFTAEVVASATGDFRFFAAPGDWKIRALSSSGNGTSTVSPTAPGVHNVDVTVAK is encoded by the coding sequence ATGTGTGGAGCACCCATCCAGACCCAGACCCTGCCCGCCGGCGTGGACACCGAGAAGGAGACGGTCATCACCGGCCGCGTCCTGAACGCCGACGGTGAGCCCGTGGGCGGCGCGTTCGTGCGCCTGCTCGACGGCACCGACGAGTTCACGGCCGAGGTCGTCGCATCGGCGACCGGCGATTTCCGTTTCTTCGCCGCTCCCGGCGATTGGAAGATCCGCGCTCTGTCGAGCTCCGGTAACGGCACCTCCACCGTGAGCCCCACCGCTCCCGGCGTGCACAACGTGGACGTGACGGTCGCGAAGTAA